A region of the Curvibacter sp. AEP1-3 genome:
AGGCGCTGGACCGCGTGATCAACTTCTTCCCCGAAGAGCGGCGCAGCCAGTTGCTGATGGACTTGTCGCTCAACCTGCGCGCCATGGTGTCCCAGCGCCTGATCCCCAAGCAGGACGGCAAGGGCCGAGTGGCGGCGGTGGAAGTGATGATCAACTCCCCGCTGATCTCCGACCTCATCTTCAAGGGTGAAGTCTCGGAAGTGAAAGAGATCATGAAGAAGAGCCGCCAGGCCGGCATGCAGACCTTCGATCAGGCCCTCTTCGATCTGTACGAGGGCCACGCCATCACCTACGAAGACGCACTGCGCAACGCCGACTCGCTCAACGACTTGCGTCTCCAAATCAAGCTCAACAGCCACCGTGGCAAGTCGCAAGACCTGTCGGCCGGCACCGAGAACTTCGCGATTATGTAAGCCATGCCAAACATCAACGACAAAACCTACGAACCCTCCCCAGCTTACTCGGTTGCCTTTCTGGGCTTGGGGGTCATGGGCTATCCCATGGCCGGTCATTTGGCCCGCGCAGGCCACCAAGTGGCCGTTTACAACCGGACCGCTATTAAATCCATAGCATGGTGCGAAGAATTTGCGGACGCCAGCAGCCAATTGGGCGCCCATTCGCACGCAGCTACCCCGCGTGAGACAGTGCAGAACGCAGACATCGTGTTTTGCTGCGTCGGCAACGATGCGGATTTGCGCAGCGTTGTCTTGGGTGCAGATGGCGCCTTTGCGGGCATGAAGACCGGCGCCATTTTTGTGGACCACACCACCGCTTCTGCCGACGTGGCACGCGAGCTGAGCGCGGTAGCCCAAACGCGGGGCCTGCAATTCATAGACGCCCCGGTGTCCGGTGGACAAGCGGGCGCACAAAACGGCATGCTCACCGTGATGTGCGGTGGAGACGCCACTGCCTTTGAAGCGGTCAAACCGGTGGCCATGGCCTTTTCCCGGGCGTTCACGCTCTTGGGGGACAGCGGCTCAGGCCAACTGGCAAAGATGGTGAACCAGATTTGCATTGCCGGGTTGGTACAAGGCTTGTCGGAAGCGGTAGCTTTCGGTCAGCGCGCCGGGCTGGACATGAACCAGGTGCTGGACGTCATCGGCAAGGGTGCTGCGCAAAGCTGGCAGCTGGATAACCGTGGCAAGACCATGGTGGCAGACAAGTTTGACTTCGGCTTTGCGGTGGACTGGATGCGCAAGGACCTGGGTTTGGTGCTGGACGAAGCCAAGCGCAACGGTGCCCGCCTGCCGGTGACGGCGCTGGTCGACCAGTTCTATGCCGATGTGCAACTTATGGGTGGCAACCGCTGGGACACCAGCAGCTTGATCAAGCGGCTCAAGTAAACGGCTGTTGATTGCCCCCAACAAAAAAGGCCCCGAGGGGCCTTTTTTGTTTACTTCTTCTGTTCGGCAGGGGGTTGCTGCGGCAGGGTACGGGCCAACTCTTCTTCGGAAATGATTTCCAGAATCCGCACCACACGCTGTACGCCGCTGGTGTTGCTGATGATGTCGGTGGCGCGCTTGGCTTCGCGTGCGGTGACCCGGCCCATCACGTACACGGTGCCACGCTCGGTGGTCAATTTGAAGGCACTGGCAAACAGGTCTTTGGCATCCACCAGGGCGGCTTTGGCACGGCCTGTCACCAGCGAATCTGAAGAGCGCTGGGTCAGGGTGGAATTGCCCATCACGTCCAGCTCGTTCACGATGTTGCGCACGTTGTCGACGCCGGACACAATTTTTTCTACCAGCTGTTTGTCCTGCAGGTTGGGCACTTCGCCGGTCAACAGTACCTGGCGGTTGTAGCTGGTCACGTTCACGTGCACGCGCTCGCCCAGGTTTTCGCGGATGCGGCTGGAGGCGCGCAATTCAATGCCTTCATCCTCCACCAAACTGCCGGAAGTGCGGCGGTCCGTAGCGACCAGGCTTCCACCTACTACTGCGCCACCCACCAGCAGGGGGAAGCAGCCGCTCAAGCTGGATGCAAGCAAGGTACCGATAACAATACGGGAGACGATTTTTTTCATGATTGGGGTTCCTGTTCACCGAGGAGTTGGGCGTCGACTGCGTCACAGATGCAGTGCAGCGCCAAAATATGGACTTCTTGAATACGAGCCGTGCGGTCGTGAGGCACACAAATGTGCACATCGGTATCGCGAAGCACTTGGGCCATCTTGCCGCCGCCTTTGCCGGTCAGCCCGACCACTACCATTTCGCGCTCGTGCGCGGCTTCAATGGCCGCCAGCACATTGGCCGAATTGCCACTGGTCGAGATGGCCAGCAACACATCACCGGGCGCACCCAAGGCGCGCACCTGGCGGGAGAAGATCACGTTGTAGTCGTAATCGTTGGCAATCGCGGTGATGATGGAGGTGTCTGTGGTCAGTGCAATGGCGCCGAGCTCGGGGCGTTCACGTTCGAACCTACCCACAAATTCTGCAGCGAAGTGTTGGGCGTCTGCCGCCGATCCACCGTTACCGCAGGCCAGCACTTTGCCGCCACTGGTGACGCAGGCCAGCATGGCTTGCACTGCGTCTGCGATGGGCTTGCTCAAGCCCTGCGCGGATTGGTATTTGAGGTCCGCGCTGTCAATAAAGTGTTGTTGTATACGTTGTTCCAGCATGGGCGGCATGATACCGTGCCCCCTAGAAGCCCTTGTTACAGCGCGCTTAAGGGTTGTATCAGGATGCGTCAAAGGCCGCGCGCAGCCATTCCACCGCATCACCGTCAATCACCACCACGTCAAACCGGCAAGGTGGCATGGTGCGCAAGGTCAACAAGTAGTGCCTGGCGGCGAAGATGATGCGCCGCTGCTTCACATGCCCGATGCTGGCAGCAGCTCCGCCGTGGTCGGTGCGGTTGCGCTTGCGCACCTCCACAAAGACCAGGGTTCCGTCCTTATCGCGAAGGATGAGGTCGATTTCTCCGCCACCCCGGCCGGGCGTCCGATAATTGTGCGCAACGAATTGCAGCCCTTTGGCTTGCAAAAAACCCAAGGCCTGCTCTTCTGCCGCATCACCAACCTGTTTGGTGGTGGCCCGGGCCGGTCGTGATGGAAGTAAGCCCATATGAGTGCGTCTTTTTCTTCAGCCATCCAAGCCGCCAAGGATTCGGCCGGTGAGCAGCATTATCCGCAAGGCTGCCTCTATGTGGTCGCCACGCCCATCGGCAATCTGGCAGACATCACCCTGCGTGCCCTGCACGTGCTGGGACTTGCCGATTGCATCGCCTGCGAAGACACACGCCACACCCAACAAATGCTGCGCGCCTATGGCATCGACAAAGCGGGCTCAGGCCTGATGGCCGTGCACCAGCACAACGAAACCGAAGCCGCGCAGACGGTGATCGCCCGCCTGCGGGAAGGCCAACGCGTGGCCTATGTGAGCGACGCCGGCACACCCGGCGTGAGTGACCCCGGCGCACGGCTGGTGGCACAAGTGCGGGCGCATGGCTTGCGCGTTGTTCCCCTGCCGGGAGCAAGCAGCGTGGTGACGGCTATTTCTGTTGCCGGTCTGGTCGCTGCGGGCGAAGGCCATGGCGGTTTTGTTTTCCGGGGCTTTCTGTCTTCCAAGGCCACCGAACGCGCGAACGAGGTGGTGGCGATTGCCGCCCAGCCCGACGCAGTGGTGCTGCTCGAGGCTCCGCACCGGCTGGAAGCGCTGGCCAAAGCGCTTGCACCCCTGGGCGCACGCAAAGTCACGGTAGGCCGTGAGTTGACCAAGCAGTTTGAAGAGGTGGCCACTGTCGATGCGAGCGAGTTCCGCGCATGGTTGGCCGCAGATGCCAACCGCTTGCGCGGCGAGTTCGCGCTGGTGATACACCCTGCGGCTGCGGCCGCCAGCACGGCGGATGACCGCGTGCTGAGCTTGCTGCTGGAGCAATTGCCGCTTAAATCAGCCGTGAAGCTGGCGGCAGACATCACCGGCGAGCCGCGCAACGCGCTGTACGAACGGGCCCTGCTGCTCAAGCAAGGCTCCACCAGCGAAGACTAGGCCTTGGTGGCTTGCCAGGCCTGCACATAGGCGCTGGCACGCTCGTGAACCTGCGCCGCAGTGACGCCCGGTGCATACAACTGGCTGCCGATGCCGAAGCCTGTGGCGCCGGCTTTGACCCAAGGCCCCATGCTCTCGGGAGTGATGCCGCCCACCGGCCAGAGGTCGGTCCCGGTCGATACTACAGACTTGAGCGCCTTCAAGCCCCCGTGCCCCAGCGACTCTGCGGGGAACAGCTTCAATGCATGCGCGCCGGCCGCCAACGCGGCAAAGGCTTCGGTGGGGGTCGCCACACCAGGGGCTGCCAGCATGCCCAACTCCACGGCACGGCGGATTACAGCCGGTTCGCAATTGGGCGAAACCATCAAGCGGCCACCCGCTGCATGCACGGCTTCCACATGGGCCAAAGTCAACATGGTTCCACCGCCAATCAGAGCGTCAGCCCCCAATCCACCTACGAGAGCAGCTATGCATTCGATAGCACCGGGTCGATTCAGCGGTACTTCGAGAGTACGGAATCCAGCCTTATACAAGGCCTGTCCGATATCCAGTGCCTCTTCAGGCTTGAGCCCACGCAGAATGGCAATCAAGGGCAATTGACGGGCTTGCGCCAACAAGGGAAAAACGGAAGTCATCAAGCGCTCCAATGAGAATGAATGTGTTGCACCGCTGCGAGAAAGGCCTGGCGGGCATCCAGAATGTCAAAGCGGCAGCCCAGGCGCGAAGCCGCTTTTTGGTACAGCTCTGCAAGCTGGGGGGACCCGATCAACTGGAAGGTGGGGACTTCGCCCGTGTCCACGCCGAGGACATCTTTCAGCTCGGTACCGATCAGGACCCCGCTCAAATAAGACGCAGTGGACTGCGCCGGCATGTCTTTGCTGACCACCCGCGCTCTTGCACTGAACAACACATGGCTCAACGCATGGGCACCTGCCGCATCCACGCCCGCTGCAAACGCTGCGTCGTCCCACTCTGCCTGTCCGCCCGCTGCAGCGGCCAGCGTGCCGTGCTTGCGCAGCAAGTCGTAGAGTTCGCCTGTCATGTAAGTGCGCAGTTTGCGTACCACGCCGTCTTGCAGCAGCACCCATTTGCTATGCGTGCCGGGCAACACAAACCAGCCCGATTGGTGCCCCATAGCCCACGCGCCCAAAAGCTGCGTTTCCTCCCCGCGCATCACGTCCGGCACGCCCGCCGAGTTGCGGATGCAATAGCCCGGCAAGAGCAACACGGGCGCGGCGGCAGGTGCATCCGGCACGCGAAACGCGTGTTCCGCAAGTGCATGCAGCGGTACCGAGGCATCCACATACGGCACTTCGTGCCAGCCCAGTGCACTGCCAACCATGCCCGACGCAACCACCAGCGAAGGCGTGGTGTTGAGTTGATCCATCGCAGCAACCAATGCCTGCGAAAAGCGGCCTTTGCACGCCATGGCGCCATCGCTGTCGCTCATGTCGCTCAGGCATTCGCCGGATGGGGTGATGGCATAGGCGCGGCGGTGGGTGGTCCCCCAATCCACACCGACAATGGACGCAGAAGGTTTCAAAGACATAAGGAATTTAGCCTGTGTTGAGTGCCCCGATTTAAACATATGATGATTCATCGGGTTTCCAGCGCATACTCTCGCCACCATGAACAGGACAATTGCAGCGCCCCACACTACATACACCGGCAGAAAGCTCCATGGCCAAGTCGTTCAGGAACTGGGGCGTCGTGTCGTCGGCGGGCATTACCCTGCGGACAAAGTGCTGCCTAACGAAGAACTGTTGTGCCAGGAGCTCGCTGTCAGCCGCACCGCATTACGCGAGGCGGTGAAGGTGCTCGCAGCCAAGGGGCTGCTGGAGGCCCGGCCACGCATCGGCACGCGCGTGCGCACCAAAGACCAATGGAATTTGCTGGATCCGGACATTCTGGCCTGGCGCTGCGCCACCGGCGTGGATGCCGATTTTTTGCGCCACCTCACAGAACTGCGCGAAATCATTGAGCCCTCAGCGGCAGCGCTCGCAGCCACCAGCCGCAGCACGGAGCAGCTGGAGTCCATTGCGCAAGCGCTTCGCACCATGGAAACGGCTAGCACCATCGCCCAGTGGGTACAGGCGGATCT
Encoded here:
- a CDS encoding FadR/GntR family transcriptional regulator → MNRTIAAPHTTYTGRKLHGQVVQELGRRVVGGHYPADKVLPNEELLCQELAVSRTALREAVKVLAAKGLLEARPRIGTRVRTKDQWNLLDPDILAWRCATGVDADFLRHLTELREIIEPSAAALAATSRSTEQLESIAQALRTMETASTIAQWVQADLEFHTAVLKATNNPLLMPLAAIIGSALESLLGVTARTSDNFKQALPDHQKVFDAIRLQEPQNALHRMAGMLSDTRSLIRATIQPDT
- a CDS encoding NAD(P)-dependent oxidoreductase; this translates as MPNINDKTYEPSPAYSVAFLGLGVMGYPMAGHLARAGHQVAVYNRTAIKSIAWCEEFADASSQLGAHSHAATPRETVQNADIVFCCVGNDADLRSVVLGADGAFAGMKTGAIFVDHTTASADVARELSAVAQTRGLQFIDAPVSGGQAGAQNGMLTVMCGGDATAFEAVKPVAMAFSRAFTLLGDSGSGQLAKMVNQICIAGLVQGLSEAVAFGQRAGLDMNQVLDVIGKGAAQSWQLDNRGKTMVADKFDFGFAVDWMRKDLGLVLDEAKRNGARLPVTALVDQFYADVQLMGGNRWDTSSLIKRLK
- a CDS encoding 2-dehydro-3-deoxygalactonokinase — protein: MSLKPSASIVGVDWGTTHRRAYAITPSGECLSDMSDSDGAMACKGRFSQALVAAMDQLNTTPSLVVASGMVGSALGWHEVPYVDASVPLHALAEHAFRVPDAPAAAPVLLLPGYCIRNSAGVPDVMRGEETQLLGAWAMGHQSGWFVLPGTHSKWVLLQDGVVRKLRTYMTGELYDLLRKHGTLAAAAGGQAEWDDAAFAAGVDAAGAHALSHVLFSARARVVSKDMPAQSTASYLSGVLIGTELKDVLGVDTGEVPTFQLIGSPQLAELYQKAASRLGCRFDILDARQAFLAAVQHIHSHWSA
- a CDS encoding 2-dehydro-3-deoxy-6-phosphogalactonate aldolase; translated protein: MTSVFPLLAQARQLPLIAILRGLKPEEALDIGQALYKAGFRTLEVPLNRPGAIECIAALVGGLGADALIGGGTMLTLAHVEAVHAAGGRLMVSPNCEPAVIRRAVELGMLAAPGVATPTEAFAALAAGAHALKLFPAESLGHGGLKALKSVVSTGTDLWPVGGITPESMGPWVKAGATGFGIGSQLYAPGVTAAQVHERASAYVQAWQATKA
- a CDS encoding YraN family protein codes for the protein MGLLPSRPARATTKQVGDAAEEQALGFLQAKGLQFVAHNYRTPGRGGGEIDLILRDKDGTLVFVEVRKRNRTDHGGAAASIGHVKQRRIIFAARHYLLTLRTMPPCRFDVVVIDGDAVEWLRAAFDAS
- the rsmI gene encoding 16S rRNA (cytidine(1402)-2'-O)-methyltransferase encodes the protein MSASFSSAIQAAKDSAGEQHYPQGCLYVVATPIGNLADITLRALHVLGLADCIACEDTRHTQQMLRAYGIDKAGSGLMAVHQHNETEAAQTVIARLREGQRVAYVSDAGTPGVSDPGARLVAQVRAHGLRVVPLPGASSVVTAISVAGLVAAGEGHGGFVFRGFLSSKATERANEVVAIAAQPDAVVLLEAPHRLEALAKALAPLGARKVTVGRELTKQFEEVATVDASEFRAWLAADANRLRGEFALVIHPAAAAASTADDRVLSLLLEQLPLKSAVKLAADITGEPRNALYERALLLKQGSTSED
- a CDS encoding BON domain-containing protein; translated protein: MKKIVSRIVIGTLLASSLSGCFPLLVGGAVVGGSLVATDRRTSGSLVEDEGIELRASSRIRENLGERVHVNVTSYNRQVLLTGEVPNLQDKQLVEKIVSGVDNVRNIVNELDVMGNSTLTQRSSDSLVTGRAKAALVDAKDLFASAFKLTTERGTVYVMGRVTAREAKRATDIISNTSGVQRVVRILEIISEEELARTLPQQPPAEQKK
- a CDS encoding phosphoheptose isomerase — encoded protein: MLEQRIQQHFIDSADLKYQSAQGLSKPIADAVQAMLACVTSGGKVLACGNGGSAADAQHFAAEFVGRFERERPELGAIALTTDTSIITAIANDYDYNVIFSRQVRALGAPGDVLLAISTSGNSANVLAAIEAAHEREMVVVGLTGKGGGKMAQVLRDTDVHICVPHDRTARIQEVHILALHCICDAVDAQLLGEQEPQS